One window from the genome of Schistocerca piceifrons isolate TAMUIC-IGC-003096 chromosome 8, iqSchPice1.1, whole genome shotgun sequence encodes:
- the LOC124711841 gene encoding N-acetylglucosamine-1-phosphotransferase subunits alpha/beta-like isoform X2: MYDENNQSMDAFNDEGFDSQLNFEDNNDNPFKHINFFDDMDRKEGSRQEDSVAQLFNTSERETLTENTLSAINSVEENNEYTEPVASSSTAPHVSVSRQTNYKFHYNYDRTLSHDSVTKFPVGSNETVGPLTPDNSVSLGTGRFSSVPDVNKEVDVNDYNSTRTFATKYVGKFVSSINRKPNSIDDNFQLADETRHVKNADGSSHKTRRQSSLRKIVKDMIKQNRKNYGKYHRWDRTNVEKIIPNASKPRKAFLERVNGMSVTEFPHEKQNYNQLRVYRTPYGISRKVLRDSFAGSLLYVNRLYSKEFGFEVRKVPAHMPHLIDKKIMEDLQRRFQDEWLLTSSHKIRRANDMQYAFSYFYFLMSEKKSRSASEIFDIFDTDQSGTLSDREIRTLLARLYELPIGFHRVTAFTNKVINCSRTVPHVVYEREAFTPMYERYQDSRLPIVSRPLVVNCGPLAKLLTSKFGSVKRYKYEIVKDKHQDVTFKMINSNITHVVSVLDEIRKEPKKFICLNDNLDPAVEKVNDVIRAVLQDFYEALFPAPSSFELPPEYRNRFLHVSELEAWRASRNIARVFVYLCLALLLSFSLVSFLLIERQVRCRRKASNGNLARQYADVGV; the protein is encoded by the exons atgtatgatgagaacaaCCAGAGCATGGATGCTTTCAATGATGAAGGATTTGACAGTCAGCTCAATTTTGAAGACAATAATGACAATCCATTCAAGCACATAAACTTTTTTGATGACATGGATAGGAAAGAAGGAAGTCGCCAGGAGGATTCAGTAGCTCAACTTTTTAACACCTCAGAAAGAGAAACACTTACAGAAAATACTCTCAGTGCAATTAACAGTGTTGAAGAAAATAATGAATATACTGAACCTGTAGCATCATCATCTACAGCTCCTCATGTTTCTGTAAGTCGCCAAACTAACTATAAATTCCATTATAACTATGACAGAACATTGTCACAtgattcagtcaccaaatttcctGTTGGTTCTAATGAAACTGTAGGACCGCTGACACCAGATAACAGTGTGTCACTTGGTACTGGTCGATTCTCAAGTGTTCCTGATGTAAACAAAGAGGTTGATGTTAATGACTATAACAGCACTAGAACATTTGCTACCAAGTATGTGGGCAAATTTGTCAGTTCTATCAATAGGAAGCCAAACTCCATTGATGATAACTTTCAACTTGCAGATGAAACCAGACATGTGAAAAACGCGGACGGAAGTTCTCACAAAACCAGACGCCAGTCATCTTTGAGGAAAATCGTGAAAGATATgatcaaacaaaacaggaaaaattatggaaaataccACAGATGGGACAGAACTAATGTTGAAAaaattattcctaatgcttctaaaccaagaaaggcatttctggagCGTGTTAATGGCATGAGTGTCACAGAATTTCCTCACGAGAAACAGAATTACAACCAATTACGTGTTTATCGAACACCTTACGGAATATCTCGAAAGGTGCTTAGAGACTCGTTTGCTGGGTCATTGCTCTACGTAAATCGCCTTTATAGCAAGGAATTTGGTTTTGAGGTGCGAAAAGTTCCTGCACATATGCCTCACCTCATAGATAAAAAGATAATGGAAGATTTGCAGAGAAG ATTTCAGGACGAATGGCTCTTGACCTCTTCGCATAAGATACGTAGAGCAAATGATATGCAGTATGCTTTCTCTTACTTTTATTTTCTTATGAGTGAAAAGAAGTCGCGATCTGCTTCAGAGATATTTGACATATTTGACACTGATCAGTCAGg AACATTGTCTGACAGAGAAATTAGGACACTTCTGGCGAGACTTTATGAATTGCCCATTGGCTTTCACCGTGTTACAGCCTTTACCAACAAAGTAATAAATTGTTCTAGAACAGTGCCACATGTAGTATATGAGAGAGAAGCATTCACACCGATGTATGAGAGGTACCAGGACTCCAGGCTT CCTATTGTGAGCAGACCACTTGtggtgaattgtgggccattggcgAAGTTGTTAACATCCAAGTTTGGCTCAGTAAAAAGGTATAAATATGAAATAGTGAAAGATAAACATCAAGATGTGACTTTCAAAATGATTAATTCAAACATAACCCACGTGGTCTCTGTTCTAGATGAAATACGGAAGGAACCAAA GAAATTCATATGTCTGAATGACAATCTGGACCCTGCCGTTGAGAAAGTCAATGATGTGATTCGTGCAGTTCTGCAGGACTTTTATGAAGCACTGTTTCCTGCTCCATCATCTTTTGAACTGCCACCAGAATACCGAAATCGGTTTCTGCATGTATCAGAACTGGAGGCTTGGAGAGCGAGCCGAAATATTGCACGCGTGTTTGTATATTTATGCCTAGCTTTACTTCTCAGCTTTTCACTTGTCAGTTTCCTTCTGATTGAG CGCCAGGTTCGATGCCGTCGTAAAGCGTCAAATGGCAATCTGGCAAGACAATATGCAGATGTGGGCGTGTAA
- the LOC124711841 gene encoding N-acetylglucosamine-1-phosphotransferase subunits alpha/beta-like isoform X1 has translation MLGKEVWPEDFITYSKGQKVYFSWSVPDCSVLCPWSYINDGSCDVACNTSDCFYDGGDCDLGNGDAGSNGGVEMYDENNQSMDAFNDEGFDSQLNFEDNNDNPFKHINFFDDMDRKEGSRQEDSVAQLFNTSERETLTENTLSAINSVEENNEYTEPVASSSTAPHVSVSRQTNYKFHYNYDRTLSHDSVTKFPVGSNETVGPLTPDNSVSLGTGRFSSVPDVNKEVDVNDYNSTRTFATKYVGKFVSSINRKPNSIDDNFQLADETRHVKNADGSSHKTRRQSSLRKIVKDMIKQNRKNYGKYHRWDRTNVEKIIPNASKPRKAFLERVNGMSVTEFPHEKQNYNQLRVYRTPYGISRKVLRDSFAGSLLYVNRLYSKEFGFEVRKVPAHMPHLIDKKIMEDLQRRFQDEWLLTSSHKIRRANDMQYAFSYFYFLMSEKKSRSASEIFDIFDTDQSGTLSDREIRTLLARLYELPIGFHRVTAFTNKVINCSRTVPHVVYEREAFTPMYERYQDSRLPIVSRPLVVNCGPLAKLLTSKFGSVKRYKYEIVKDKHQDVTFKMINSNITHVVSVLDEIRKEPKKFICLNDNLDPAVEKVNDVIRAVLQDFYEALFPAPSSFELPPEYRNRFLHVSELEAWRASRNIARVFVYLCLALLLSFSLVSFLLIERQVRCRRKASNGNLARQYADVGV, from the exons GTATACTTCTCATGGTCAGTTCCAGACTGTTCAGTTTTATGTCCATGGTCTTACATCAATGATGGCTCCTGTGATGTTGCATGTAACACTTCAGACTGCTTTTATGACGGTGGCGACTGCGATCTCGGAAATGGAGATGCCGGAAGTAATGGTGGcgtggaaatgtatgatgagaacaaCCAGAGCATGGATGCTTTCAATGATGAAGGATTTGACAGTCAGCTCAATTTTGAAGACAATAATGACAATCCATTCAAGCACATAAACTTTTTTGATGACATGGATAGGAAAGAAGGAAGTCGCCAGGAGGATTCAGTAGCTCAACTTTTTAACACCTCAGAAAGAGAAACACTTACAGAAAATACTCTCAGTGCAATTAACAGTGTTGAAGAAAATAATGAATATACTGAACCTGTAGCATCATCATCTACAGCTCCTCATGTTTCTGTAAGTCGCCAAACTAACTATAAATTCCATTATAACTATGACAGAACATTGTCACAtgattcagtcaccaaatttcctGTTGGTTCTAATGAAACTGTAGGACCGCTGACACCAGATAACAGTGTGTCACTTGGTACTGGTCGATTCTCAAGTGTTCCTGATGTAAACAAAGAGGTTGATGTTAATGACTATAACAGCACTAGAACATTTGCTACCAAGTATGTGGGCAAATTTGTCAGTTCTATCAATAGGAAGCCAAACTCCATTGATGATAACTTTCAACTTGCAGATGAAACCAGACATGTGAAAAACGCGGACGGAAGTTCTCACAAAACCAGACGCCAGTCATCTTTGAGGAAAATCGTGAAAGATATgatcaaacaaaacaggaaaaattatggaaaataccACAGATGGGACAGAACTAATGTTGAAAaaattattcctaatgcttctaaaccaagaaaggcatttctggagCGTGTTAATGGCATGAGTGTCACAGAATTTCCTCACGAGAAACAGAATTACAACCAATTACGTGTTTATCGAACACCTTACGGAATATCTCGAAAGGTGCTTAGAGACTCGTTTGCTGGGTCATTGCTCTACGTAAATCGCCTTTATAGCAAGGAATTTGGTTTTGAGGTGCGAAAAGTTCCTGCACATATGCCTCACCTCATAGATAAAAAGATAATGGAAGATTTGCAGAGAAG ATTTCAGGACGAATGGCTCTTGACCTCTTCGCATAAGATACGTAGAGCAAATGATATGCAGTATGCTTTCTCTTACTTTTATTTTCTTATGAGTGAAAAGAAGTCGCGATCTGCTTCAGAGATATTTGACATATTTGACACTGATCAGTCAGg AACATTGTCTGACAGAGAAATTAGGACACTTCTGGCGAGACTTTATGAATTGCCCATTGGCTTTCACCGTGTTACAGCCTTTACCAACAAAGTAATAAATTGTTCTAGAACAGTGCCACATGTAGTATATGAGAGAGAAGCATTCACACCGATGTATGAGAGGTACCAGGACTCCAGGCTT CCTATTGTGAGCAGACCACTTGtggtgaattgtgggccattggcgAAGTTGTTAACATCCAAGTTTGGCTCAGTAAAAAGGTATAAATATGAAATAGTGAAAGATAAACATCAAGATGTGACTTTCAAAATGATTAATTCAAACATAACCCACGTGGTCTCTGTTCTAGATGAAATACGGAAGGAACCAAA GAAATTCATATGTCTGAATGACAATCTGGACCCTGCCGTTGAGAAAGTCAATGATGTGATTCGTGCAGTTCTGCAGGACTTTTATGAAGCACTGTTTCCTGCTCCATCATCTTTTGAACTGCCACCAGAATACCGAAATCGGTTTCTGCATGTATCAGAACTGGAGGCTTGGAGAGCGAGCCGAAATATTGCACGCGTGTTTGTATATTTATGCCTAGCTTTACTTCTCAGCTTTTCACTTGTCAGTTTCCTTCTGATTGAG CGCCAGGTTCGATGCCGTCGTAAAGCGTCAAATGGCAATCTGGCAAGACAATATGCAGATGTGGGCGTGTAA